In Nevskiales bacterium, the DNA window GGCGGCCGCGCTGGCGATCCGTGCCCGGATGACGGTGGAGGAGCTGGCCGACCAGTTGTTCCCCTACCTGACGATGGTCGAGGGGCTGAAACTCGCGGCGCAGACCTTCAAGAAGGACGTGAAGGCGTTGTCCTGCTGCGCCGGGTAACGGAAGGGAGGAAGCGATGGACGGTTACACCACTTCCAGGCTCGCCAGCGCGGCCGGTGTCAGCGTCCATGTCGTGCGCGACTACGTGCTGCGCGGGCTGGTGCATCCGGTGCGTCACACGCCGGGCGGCTATGGTCTCTACGACGAGCAGGCGCTGACGCGGCTGCGCCTGGTGCGGGCGCTGTTCGAGGCCGGGATCGGCCTCGACGAGTTGGCCCGCCTGTGCCATGCCCTGGATGCGGACGGCGATGCCGCCGCGTGCCTGACCCGCTTGCGCACATGGCTCGCGGCACGGCGCGAGCGGCTGGAGTCCCTCGACCGGCAGCTTGCCGGCATGGTGGATGCCCATGCGGAGTGCCGTCATGGATAACGATCAAGCGCCGGGCTGGCGGGCTTACGCCTGGGGTGTGCTGGCCGCGCTGACCTGCCCGTGCCACTTGCCGATCCTGGCCGCCGTCCTGGCAGGCACGACCGCCGGCGCGTTCCTCAGCGAGCATTTTGGAATCGCGGCGCTCGCCCTGGCGGCCCTGTTCCTGTTGGCCCTGACGCGTGCGCTACGGGCCTTCCGGAGCCGGTCATGATCGCGACGCCATCCGATGAACCGACCACCGCGCAATTGGCGCAAGCGGCGCAGCGGCAGGAACTGGTTCTTCACTACCAACCGATCATCGCCGTAGACGGCGGCGCGCTCATCGGCGCGGAGGCGCTGTTGCGCTGGGTGCACCCCGACCTCGGTCTGCTGGCTCCTGTGCGTTTCCTGCCGATGGCCGAGGCCGCCGGGCTGATGCCGTCGATCGGCGACTGGGTATTGCGGGAAGCCTGCCGGCAGATGCATGACTGGCAGGAACACGTTCCGGCGTCGTTCCGCCTGGCGGTTAACGTGGCCGCCAGTCAGGTGGGGCCGGACTTCGACACCGCTCTGCGGCACGTGCTGGCCGCCACGCCGTTGCCCGGCGAGCGGCTGGAGATCGAGCTGACCGAATCGGCTGCGTTCGGCGATCCGACGCTGTTCGCCCTGTTCGACGCACTGCGCACCAATGGCGTGCGCTTCGCCGCCGACGACTTCGGGACCGGCTATTCCTGCCTCCAACACCTGAAGTGCTGCCCCATCGGCACCCTCAAGATCGACCAATCGTTCGTCGCCGGCCTCGCCGCCGACGCCCGCGATCGGACCATCGTGGACACCGTGATCCGGCTCGCGCACGGGCTGGGCTTGGACGTGGTGGCTGAGGGCGTGGAGACCTCAACCAGCCTCGAATGGTTGCGCCAGGCCGGCTGCGACGCGGTACAGGGCTTCCTGTACGCCAAGCCGCTGCCGGCCGACGAGTTCATCCGCTTCGCCCATCAGAGGAGGTAGACATGATGAACAACGAACCTGGGGCGGTCGCCTGCTGCGTCTGCTGCAGGGAAATCCCGCTCGACGCCGCCTTGACGCCGGAAGGCGCCGAGTACGTCGAGCACTTCTGCGGGCTGGAGTGCTATCAGCGCTTCCAGGCGCGCGCCAAGGCCGGCGAGGGCGAGCCCGAGTCCGAGCAAGCGCCGGGCCGGCAGCCTGATCCGTTCTGAGTCAGGTCACGCCGCGCCCCGTGGGTACGCCACTGCGTCAGAAATTGAGGCGAAAGCCGGTGGTCAGGATGAAATTGTTCCTGAGCGCGCTGCCGTTCAGGTGCTGCGAGACCGGTATCTGAGCGCCCGCTTCGAGCACCCATTTGCGGGTCACATACTGCACGGTCGGCGTCAGGAACAGCGTCGTGCCGCCCGAGTTCCGAGCGTCAGCCCCATCGACCCGATCCTTGGCTACATGGATCAGGTTGGCCTCCAGCCCGCCGTAGAGAAAGCTGGGGACGCCTTCGCCCAACGTGCCGGGCCACAGCCGGCGCTGGACCGACAGATCGAGGCGGCTGACCGCGCCGGCTCGGAATCCGTTGGCCTCGCCGTTGCGCTGATGGGCGAGTTGAACGTCCCATCCCCAATCCAGGGATTGGAAAGACGCCACCGCGCCGCCTTGCCAGTCCCAGGAGCCCGAACCCGGCTGGAGCATAGTCGGCAGCCGTCCCAGGCGATCGGAGGCGTGGTCATCGCCGGTCGGCGCCTTGACGCCGAGAAACGGCGCGATGCGGAAGGTATGCCCCGTCGCGTTGTCCTCGTAGACCGTGTAGCGGCCCATGAACATCGCATCGCCAAAGCCCGACTGGCTGCGCGTCGCGTCCGCCCCACCCACGTTCATCGACAGCCGCTTGTCGGCATAAGGCAGCACCGCGAACACGGCAATGTCACGGGTGACGCCGTAGCCCAGCACGGACATCAGACCGGAAACCTCCATGCGGCGGTTCATCGATGATGGATCGTCGGCGCTCTTCACGTAGACGAGCTGCTCGCGCAGAATCCACTCGTCCTTGGAGATGGGCAGGGCCGTGTTGAAGGTCAACGGCGCGGCGTTGACGGCCCCCGCCCAGGCGCAAAGCACGGCCAGCGCCAGGATGTTTCCGGGCGGGACGTTCATTTGGCTTCTTCCTTGGAAACCTTCGCGTCACCGGGCGTGAAGCCGGCGTCATGGATCAACTGCTTGTAGCGTTCGAGGTCGGGTTGCGCGCCGGGCTTGAGCACGATGTGGACGTTTTGCGACTTCAGGCTCGCGCTCGCACTATCGACTTCGCTCGCCTTGCCGAGGCTCTTCTCCAGCCCATAGGCGCAGAACGGGCAGGTCATGCCCTTGACGGCAATGTCCACCACCTGGCGCTCCGCGCCGAAGGCCATGAGTGGCAGGCAAAGCGCCAAGGCGGCTGCCAGGTGTTTCAGATAGGGTCTTTTTTGCATGACGATGATCTCCTGCGAGGATGG includes these proteins:
- the merD gene encoding mercuric resistance transcriptional repressor MerD — protein: MDGYTTSRLASAAGVSVHVVRDYVLRGLVHPVRHTPGGYGLYDEQALTRLRLVRALFEAGIGLDELARLCHALDADGDAAACLTRLRTWLAARRERLESLDRQLAGMVDAHAECRHG
- the merE gene encoding broad-spectrum mercury transporter MerE; the encoded protein is MRSAVMDNDQAPGWRAYAWGVLAALTCPCHLPILAAVLAGTTAGAFLSEHFGIAALALAALFLLALTRALRAFRSRS
- a CDS encoding EAL domain-containing protein, whose translation is MIATPSDEPTTAQLAQAAQRQELVLHYQPIIAVDGGALIGAEALLRWVHPDLGLLAPVRFLPMAEAAGLMPSIGDWVLREACRQMHDWQEHVPASFRLAVNVAASQVGPDFDTALRHVLAATPLPGERLEIELTESAAFGDPTLFALFDALRTNGVRFAADDFGTGYSCLQHLKCCPIGTLKIDQSFVAGLAADARDRTIVDTVIRLAHGLGLDVVAEGVETSTSLEWLRQAGCDAVQGFLYAKPLPADEFIRFAHQRR
- a CDS encoding DUF3330 domain-containing protein, which translates into the protein MMNNEPGAVACCVCCREIPLDAALTPEGAEYVEHFCGLECYQRFQARAKAGEGEPESEQAPGRQPDPF
- a CDS encoding transporter encodes the protein MNVPPGNILALAVLCAWAGAVNAAPLTFNTALPISKDEWILREQLVYVKSADDPSSMNRRMEVSGLMSVLGYGVTRDIAVFAVLPYADKRLSMNVGGADATRSQSGFGDAMFMGRYTVYEDNATGHTFRIAPFLGVKAPTGDDHASDRLGRLPTMLQPGSGSWDWQGGAVASFQSLDWGWDVQLAHQRNGEANGFRAGAVSRLDLSVQRRLWPGTLGEGVPSFLYGGLEANLIHVAKDRVDGADARNSGGTTLFLTPTVQYVTRKWVLEAGAQIPVSQHLNGSALRNNFILTTGFRLNF
- a CDS encoding heavy metal-associated domain-containing protein, with product MQKRPYLKHLAAALALCLPLMAFGAERQVVDIAVKGMTCPFCAYGLEKSLGKASEVDSASASLKSQNVHIVLKPGAQPDLERYKQLIHDAGFTPGDAKVSKEEAK